From a region of the Phragmites australis chromosome 21, lpPhrAust1.1, whole genome shotgun sequence genome:
- the LOC133903204 gene encoding uncharacterized protein LOC133903204: protein MGGFSVFSCFCFATDEEDKKAKKPKPAPATATTAATSKMPPPPPPDSSFPRVPTTDTTSYSWIRRPPPVADEGVGAHRGTASSSSAYGRGREISLAPHPPPANHPARSIQSIAAELGPLGRILLLFETPSGFAIFSFPGILLYVLDAIESIWAHFSEDYKARKILLLKEFKTFDDKSSAINLITGVNKKLTEMILKWRCPGQKLAVGKPEYKRIIETSLKIPCLCDEAVMEVMWGLKNLMRRLVPKEKSELTKEDCLPMSEGLKKVLSRYGFDDVKPEMVNERIIVTACALFDCDSTEKKHSACLRCFGDHIKGVSGIDCEDWSLLKLATAFKVIFCPEVGDYHEMLSKDELSKLVDDAHKYTCKIGKVLSVRIYKEMVSAHEVRTKEKILLGHLVVEAKEAYENGKANERRNCCSWGST, encoded by the exons ATGGGTGGATTCAGCGTCTTCTCCTGCTTCTGCTTCGCCACTGACGAGGAAGACAAGAAGGCCAAGAAGCCGAAGCCAGCGCCAGCAACGGCAACGACCgcagcaacaagcaagatgccaccgccgccgccgccggattcTTCTTTCCCACGCGTGCCAACAACGGACACGACGAGTTACTCTTGGATACGTAGGCCGCCGCCGGTGGCCGATGAAGGTGTCGGCGCCCACAG AGGAaccgcttcctcctcctctgcctatGGGCGAGGACGCGAGATTTCTCTTGctccccatcctcctcctgcAAATCATCCGGCTCGTAGCATCCAATCTATAG CTGCCGAATTGGGGCCTCTTGGTAGGATCTTGCTGCTGTTTGAGACGCCCTCTGGCTTCGCAATTTTCTCTTTTCCTGGGATCCTTCTCTACGTACTAGATGCCATAGAG AGTATCTGGGCACACTTCTCCGAGGATTATAAGGCGAGAAAA ATCCTCTTGCTGAAAGAATTTAAAACTTTTGATGACAAGTCCAGCGCCATTAACCTTATTACTGGTGTTAACAAAAAGCTTACTGAGATGATCTTGAAGTGGCGATGCCCTGGGCAGAAATTGGCTGTTGGAAAGCCTGAATATAAAAGAATCATTGAAACAAGCTTG AAAATACCATGCCTGTGTGATGAAGCTGTAATGGAGGTAATGTGGGGCCTGAAGAATCTCATGCGCCGTTTAGTGCCTAAAGAAAAATCAGAGCTGACTAAGGAGGACTGCCTCCCGATGAGTGAAGGACTGAAAAAGGTCCTGAGTCGTTATGGCTTTGATGATGTCAAACCAGAGATG GTCAATGAGCGGATTATTGTGACGGCATGCGCGTTGTTTGATTGTGATTCTACTGAGAAGAAACATTCTGCATGCTTGCGCTGTTTTGGTGACCACATTAAGGGTGTGTCTGGCATTGACTGTGAGGATTGGAGCTTACTGAAACTTGCAACTGCTTTTAAGGTGATATTTTGCCCTGAAGTTGGTGATTATCATGAG ATGTTGTCAAAAGATGAGCTGTCAAAGTTGGTGGATGATGCacataaatatacatgtaaGATTGGTAAGGTCCTGAGCGTGAGGATCTACAAAGAAATGGTCTCTGCCCATGAAGTTAGGACTAAGGAAAAAATACTGTTGGGGCACTTGGTTGTGGAGGCTAAGGAAGCATATGAAAATGGTAAGGCAAATGAGCGCAGGAACTGTTGCTCTTGGGGGAGCACTTGA